Proteins encoded by one window of Lates calcarifer isolate ASB-BC8 linkage group LG7_1, TLL_Latcal_v3, whole genome shotgun sequence:
- the lgals8a gene encoding galectin-8, with the protein MSISNPRQSFLNPVIPFAGTILGGLLPGEMVVIQGSVPSDADRFQVDLTCGSSVKPRADVAFHFNPRFQRSPCIVCNTLQRERWGREEILNQTPFTAGAAFELIILVLKDKFKVAVNGAHVLEYNHRVELQRVDTLFISGKVKVDVIGIVPPSSSSVSPEVSLTNQSSEMNPIVSSSGDLSIPFRGELGKGLSVGQSITIKAETKHKAHSFCVNLRTSGSSDIALHLNPRLKSRTFIRNSFLSECWGPEETKLDSFPFSAGQYFEMIILCDSQQFRVAVNGIPQLDYKHRVKDLIQINQVEVRGDLKLQDIRIH; encoded by the exons ATGTCGATTTCAAACCCGAGGCAGTCGTTTTTAAACCCG GTGATTCCCTTCGCTGGGACAATCCTCGGGGGTCTGTTGCCGGGTGAGATGGTCGTCATTCAGGGCTCGGTGCCGTCTGACGCTGACAG GTTCCAGGTGGATCTGACCTGCGGCAGCAGCGTGAAGCCGAGGGCCGACGTGGCGTTTCACTTCAACCCAAGGTTCCAGCGTTCGCCGTGTATCGTCTGCAACACGCTGCAGAGGGAGCGCTGGGGCCGAGAGGAGATCCTGAACCAGACGCCATTCACCGCCGGGGCGGCGTTTGAACTCATCATCCTCGTCCTGAAGGACAAGTTCAAG gTGGCTGTGAACGGCGCTCACGTGTTGGAGTATAACCACCgggtggagctgcagagagtCGACACTCTCTTCATCTCCGGAAAAGTCAAAGTTGATGTGATTGGCATCGTCCCTCCGTCCTCG AGTTCAGTTTCTCCTGAAGTCagtctgaccaatcagagctcagagatGAAC CCGATCGTCTCCTCGTCAGGTGACCTG AGTATTCCCTTCAGAGGAGAGCTGGGTAAAGGTCTGAGCGTTGGGCAAAGCATCACCATCAAAGCAGAAACCAAACACAAGGCACACAG tttctgtgtgaacCTGCGAACGTCGGGCAGCAGCGACATTGCTCTTCACCTGAACCCTCGTCTGAAGTCACGAACCTTCATCAGAAATTCGTTCCTGTCTGAGTGCTGGGGCCCTGAGGAGACAAAGCTCGACTCCTTCCCCTTCTCCGCAGGACAGTACTTTGAG ATGATCATCCTGTGCGACTCTCAGCAGTTCAGAGTCGCTGTTAATGGGATCCCCCAGCTGGACTACAAACACAGAGTCAAAGACCTGATCCAGATCAACCAGGTGGAGGTTCGGGGAGACCTCAAACTGCAGGACATCAGGATCCACTGA